The window TTCCACTCGCGTTTGTGGGCGTGGGCTGGATTTTGTTCATCACGCAAACCCCGATCGATTTGATGGCCATGATCGGCTTGTTTATTCTCGTCGGCATCGTGGTGAATAACGGCATTGTATTGGTCGATTTGATCAATCAATTGCGCGTGGCGGGTTACAGCAGGCATGACGCGATTATCGAAGCCGGCCGGCATCGTTTCCGTCCGATTATGATGACTGCCGGAACGACGATCGCGGGCTTGATTCCGATGGCGCTGGGCACGGCAAAGGTGATCGGTATTTCCTATGCGCCCATGGGACGTACCCTGATTGGCGGCATGATTTCTTCGACCATCTTGACGCTATTGGCCGTGCCGCTGGCATACACCTATCTGGATGATTTGCGAGAATGGTTTAAGCAGGTGACTGCGATTGTGTTTGGTGGAAAGCAAAAGCAAACACAAAAATGATTTTTTCAGGAGGCCATGATCAGCGTGGTGGGAAGTCGTGTGCGAGATGATTTTTTGCCACAATCCCTTGTGAGAAGGGCGGCGTAACTTACCGCCCTCTTTCTCAAGATAATGGCAAATTTTTCTTTTGCTGCAAAGGCCGCGGAACATATTTTCTGCGGCTTTTCTTTTTGTGTAAAAAAAAGGCTATCAGCGAGCGCCGCCAGTACTGCGCTGATAGCCGCACCGCTCAAGGCGCTACCCGAAGGCATGCCGAGCAGTTTCAGAAGCACTAACGCAGAATTTAATTGTTTTGTTCCCCTTGGGGGGAAATTTTTTGAAGATTTTTGTGCTTATCCGGCTGGGCATGTGGAAAAATTCTTGAATATATGGCAGTCTCACAATATATTGTCGCAACATCAACAAACTGTGTTAAAATGACATGAGCCGTATTTACTTGGATTACAGCGCGACAACACCGCTGGCTCAAGAGGTTTATGCCGAAATGCAGCCATTTTTTCTCGAGCATTTTGGCAACCCCTCGAGCATTCACGGATTTGGTCGAGAAGTTAAAGTCGCAATTGATGAGGCCCGTGAAAAAATTGCAACAAGCATTGGCGCCCAACCGCAGGAAATCGTGTTCACGAGCGGCGGAACCGAATCCAACAATGCCGCAATTCAGGGCTTGATTCAAAGTTTTGCAGCGCCGCAACATGTGATCACCAGCCGCCTCGAACACCCCAGCGTGCTCATGGTATTTCGCGAGTTGGAGAAGCGTGGCTGGAAAGTATCCTATGTCGAGCCTGACGGCGCCGGCATGATTACGGTTGAGGCGGTATTGCGATCGCTTCGCCCGGAAACGGCTTTGATTTCGATCATGCACGCGAACAATGAAGTCGGAACCATCAACCCAATTTTGGAAATTGCGCGGCTGGCGGACGAACGGCAAATCCCATTTCACTCGGATGCGGTGCAG of the Cytophagia bacterium CHB2 genome contains:
- a CDS encoding efflux RND transporter permease subunit; the protein is PLAFVGVGWILFITQTPIDLMAMIGLFILVGIVVNNGIVLVDLINQLRVAGYSRHDAIIEAGRHRFRPIMMTAGTTIAGLIPMALGTAKVIGISYAPMGRTLIGGMISSTILTLLAVPLAYTYLDDLREWFKQVTAIVFGGKQKQTQK